DNA sequence from the Calonectris borealis chromosome 23, bCalBor7.hap1.2, whole genome shotgun sequence genome:
TTATATTCTTATGGGAGCAGGGTGAGTCTGGATCCCAGTCCCAGGAGCTATGTGTGCTTAAAGGTATGTTCAAAGAAATCAGTGCAGTGGAGTGTGCAGATTTGGAGAACAGGACTTGGCAGCCATTGTGTCCCTGTTAGGTAGCGCTCAGATTCAGACCAGTGAAGCTGGTTTACCAGTTAGCTGACTTGGATAGCTCTTTTTAAACACTTTCCAAAGAATGTTTATAACTTTCTGAAAGAGGCCTCCTGACCATGCAAACAACCTCTTGTCAAcagcctgtttcttttttccctgaaacccTGCCATTTAGTCTCTACGACCACCCTCACTTCACAGTTGGCATCCACAGTCCCCAATTATTGCAGAACTTGCCAGCCAGAATCAGTGTTCCTTGTCTGAGTTCCAACCCTGACTGAGATTCTCAGTCCAAAGAATCTATCTTCTTATTTATGCAGCTCATCTAGGCTGACATCAGTCTCCTTCAAGGCAGGAAATATGCTTGCTTTGAGATGTGCATCAATTCTAACTACCACTTTGTCTCTTTAATGTCACAGAAGTTCAAATATGAGGCTGATTTCATGCAATCGAGACTGTCTAGAATGTTTTCATAACAGAGAATTGTATCAAAACACCTATTTGCTCCATGAAAAATTGGAAAGACCAATTGCTCTTGCTTTCCAGTCACAAGTGACTACAAAGCCCTGAGACGAAAAAAGTTTCTCAAAAAAAGCTTGGATAAATCTGGCAAAATGTAGTCATTTGCATATTATAATGATCCCCAGCAGTCCCAAAGTGCTTGTTGTACATTAAAGAATTATGCCTTACAACATCAGTGTGTACCAGAATAAACATTACCTATTTACTTGTCTGATAGAAATGTACTTAACTTCTGAACTGGATCCATATTTCAGAGGTCTCCAAGTTCAAGAGTTTTTTACCACCAGGTCTGTATTTCAAGTTGATCTCTTTTCTTTATAAGGTTATGCTATTTTCATCATTAATATCTCCTCTTCCCGAGAAGTGTACATCTTTATAGTGCAACCCAGCATTTCTGTTGTACATTTTCGTTAGTTGGCTGCATTTTCTATTTACTAGTAAATGGATTTCTGAGTTATTGcaaatttttaaatgctgaaatttcagattttctCACCTCTTTTCCATGGCAGCTGTGAACATCTTAATTGTTTCAGTTTTTACCTGTTCTTGAAGCACAGGCAAAATGACCTCTGTTTTAGTGGTTTTATCTTGAAAAAAAGTCCTTGTAATTTCTGAAGATTCGAGGGAGTTGGGAAATGTATTTGTGTTAGACACAGCAAAGGTATTTATTATTAAAGGAATCTCTAGCACAGCAATATTGTAACTGATTAAACAGCATTGTTTGTCTCAGCAAGAATTAGTGTCTATAAACTATAGGTGTAGGTATCCTTCATTTTTATCTGCCATTCCTACTTCAACGCACTTCTGCCAAATGCAGTATAGTACTTGGAAAAAATTGTGTATATGCTTACCTCTACCTATTGGCAATAAAACAGATGTACAGGATCAGAACCTAGGACTATGACCTAAACAAAATGGTCAGCAAGAACATGTAAGTGAGGTATTCTTGGTGCAGCCATGTGTTTGCAGCATTGCTTTGAGCAATGGCTTGACCTTACAATTTTGGGGGGTTCTGTCTGGAATAATCTAGGTCAACTacattttgtaggaaaaaaagggggaaaaatcttGATTATCAGTGCTATTCTGTTTGAAATTTCGTCTTGTAGAATATTTGAGCAACGTGTTTGAGATAAAGATACGTTCATTCAATTTTTGTTATTGGCTGGTTGGTGTTCGATTCCACCTTCAAGATCAAGATCAAGAGATGGAGAAGCAGCCTTGACTCTTTCTGTCATGAGTTCAACTTGAGGCTTGAGTCACCAAAAAGCTAGCCAGATATCTGTGATACATATTTAGTATTGCTGAAGTGGAAACAGCTAATCAGTTGAGCAGTTCAAAGCAGATATTTTGCTACCGGGTATTATTAATCACAACTGACACGTCTTGTAGAGTTGTGCATTTTTCTATTTAAGAAGCTCTCTATCAAAATGCATTTCATCCAGTTAGCTAGCATGCTTTGTTTGGTTCTTTTGGGTGTCGTAGTTGTATATTTTACTTGTAAATGGCTCAATAGTTGACCAGATTAGACATGTGCTTGGGGAGCCCTGCCCAGTCAGTTTACAGATTTGGAATGAATGTTTTCATACAAATTTCATAGGCGGTACTTGTGCATCTCAGTATTTCCCTGTACATCAAGCTGGTCATTTCTTTCCATATGTGAGCTTTGGTTTTAGAAGCACAGTAAATAATAACCATAAATGTTTCATttactataaatatttaataattatgaATGATTGATGACCAGATTTTTAAGCAAACTGGTAGAATTGCGTGAAATGAAGACTATCTTTGTATAATTGTCTAAGCTGTATTCTAAATATTATATGGGATTTGTTGTGCTATTAAGATGCATGCCTGATTGGTATTTTCATTAAAGATATTAGCACATGggtaacaaacagaaaaatacactttttatagTCATATTGGCAATAAAGTTAATCTGGATGGACTTCCTTGTAGATACAAGAATTTCTGTATCCGCCAATTTTCATTCCATTGTAAGGCATGCCTTCTTTATGGATTattttcaagatgttttttcAAGAGAATATGTTTTTTATAACACAGCACTAATAGCTGGCTGTGTTTCAGTGACTACTTTCACCTAATTTGCTTTCAATTTTTTCTAATTGCCTTTAATCTCCCTGGAgctttgaagcaaaaaaaaccccatataatACTTATCTAATTATCAGGGCTCTTGCATCTCGAAAAGATTTCATTAACAATGCTGCTTTCTGATTCATGCAACCAGCTGAGGGTCTGCATACGTCTCCCGCAGACGTTTTTGGATGTCTCACAGATTAGTGAAGAATCACTTCGCCAATAGGTGCCACTGTTGCTCTACACGCACGTCTGAATCGTCAATGTCGTTCAGTTGAAAATCCAACCTTGAAAAAGCAAACCTGAATCACAGTGACTAAAATGTTGCAGAGGTAAAACTGTACAGACTATGGCCAGAGGGTTGTCGATGCCAAGACCAAGGTATATGCTTTATCTTGTTcctaaaaataattgtattattgcTAATCTTGAGCAAAATTGATGAAGAGGTAAATATGCATTGCATTAATTCCAGATATATTTAATCTAAGCCTTTAACTGCTGCAAGTTTATTGTTGAGCCTCAGACCAATAGCAGCTGAACGTTGCAGATATCTCCTCTGGACCAAATGTGATTTAAATGCAGAAGTTGCACAGCAGTGCAATAAGAATTTGGACTTCTGTCAGCACTTTTTATGTAGGTCGTTCACATACTTTCTCAACTGAGTAAAGTATCAGGGTGACCTATCCTGCAGTATAAAGGCCACCTACAGCTATTTCTTCTAGATTTACTGTTTGGTAATGTAAGGTCAGCTAATGTAGTTCACTTTACAGCTTATCTACCATTAAGTGCCATTCAGTATGTAAAGCCAAGGGCAATCAAGGTCTGCTTGCTCACTGCATTGGGAGAAACTTTGCTTCACCTTGTCCATAGGTATGCAGCCATTTCATATGTTTACTTTATTCTTGGGTGTTTTCAGACATAGTATGGAATAACAcaagtttcttttctcctctttctttaaagaaatgtatAGCAAGctgtgtaaaaatgaaaaaacaaccaaGGACAAAGCAGTTAAGAGATTTACATCCTTTCAGGTTCAATcccactctgttttttttcttactgcaacTATTCATTGACTAGAAACCAACAgatgcaaattttgttttcagtatttaataTCTTCTGAAATATTCCCAGACATCTGCAGGTCAGAATGTAACCCAGCAACTTGTTCTAACTAGCAGACAGCCCTCCGCCTATATAACCTAATTCTCATTCCTTCCGCATGGAACAGATCACTCTTACGTACGTGAGCAATGAGCTATATTAAGTAGTACTTAAGATCACCCTAAGCAGTTTACATAGAGGCATCCCTTGCTTTTCTGTCGCTCACCAGTTGGCTGATGGCTTGCAGGTATTTCTGACCCCCTTCATAGTCCAGGATTCTACTAATGTTTTGGGGAAGATGTCCCTGGTTGGAAGGGAGGTCATGAGTTTTAGCTGGTTGTCTCAGTTGACAAGTAGCAAAAGCAGAAATTGGTGGGCTTTCATAGGAAATGGTGTAGATGCTGTTCATCACTCCAGCTTCTTTCTTGTGCCACTTTTTCATCAGGTGATCAAGAAGGCCATAGTTGGTGGGTGGTTCTGAGACAGAAAATGACTAAATGTTAGAAATGATAGAATTAAATTTTTAGTCCTGGTATTTTTACTCCACAGTTGTCATAGGGAATATTCGTACTATTTTGACAGCAGATTAAGGACAAAACAGATCTTTTTGTTCACAGGGCATGTGTGTCTGCCGTCTGGCTGGAAGTGAAAATCACTGTTAGATATCGATAGGACAGCAGTAATGGTATAAATGTAAGGAGTCCTGATTCTTCATAGTCTCTCTGGTAGATATTAAAAAAGTTAGCAGAGCTGTACATGTCACTTAAATTCAGAAACATAACAATACTCCATGAATTCTCCTCCTAGTTGTATCTCACAGCTCTCCTTGTTTTCAGCGGTGTCTTGCATTATTGCATAGGGGAGAGAAATCTATTCATTGACACTACCCTTCACTGCTTCCTGTGGTGATTAAGTATTGTTGTATGGGTAACATTTCCACTTTATCAATCAGAAGAATAAGCTACTGACTGGGTAAGAAAGTAGCCAAGATTCACCGCAAGAtccattttcagaattaaaacagAAGGAGGTTCCTGGTTCTAAGTCTATATTGACCACTGGACCATGTTCCATCTGATTGAATTAATAATGCCAAAAACTACCAAGAATGGGGAAATCTGATTTCTGAGGAATCCAGGCAAACTTGCGTCCATTCCAGCTGCGGAGGGGAGGCAGTAGAGGGTTGTAACCATGTCTATTGTATTTATCGTCATACTCCGATACTAAATTTCGGCTTCTTGGTTCCTCATGATGGGTGAAGAAGTGCTTCATTGGCAGGCCCTGAAATGAGATGTACATGAAACCATGCCATTTATTTTTGTACATAGCATTCAGATGGCTTAGCATGCTTTTGAATCAGACTGTACTACCAGTGATATCACAAAATTTTGTCAGTACTTATATTACTTTTACTTATAATTTAATCCCTGAAAATAAGGGCATTTGCATTTCAAGCAAAGTAAGTTTCCAGTTAAATTAAGCAACTACATCTGTATGTCATGAGATCTGATTAGTCTGATTTCAACACATGCATCACGGATTTGCAGATACATTTAATAAGCCTGCAAATGAAAAGCTGATTGTCTTGTGCTGCTTAAGGGTTTCATTGTGCACTAGTGTTACATATACTACCTTCCAACTGTCTGTCAGGAGAGAATGATAAGAATATTGGAGGGTGGAGCGGCACTTTGGAGAAAGGGACATTCTAGCAGATGTTACTTGTGGGGAAAGTATTGGGTGAAATTGGGTGAAACAGTGAAAGATCTGGGACTCACTTAAGTGCAGTTCATTCCTATGAATCGGAGGTGTGCTGATGAATATAATCCTCTTTTACCAGCAAGCTTATATTATAGCCCACAGAATGTCCTGAAGACACAATACCCAGTCCTAGCTGGTAGTAACACGCTGATTTTCTTCAGCGTGCCCTACTCACCCTGCGAGGcagagactgggaaaaaaacagagagtaCCAAGACGTATGTGCCATTTGTCTACCTCTGAAAGGCATCCTACTTTGATCTAACATACGAGGGAGCTCTGGATCCTGTAAACTGCAGTGCCTTCTTTTACACATATAGTTGTTTAAGGATATAAAGTATGATTTAAGTATTAGGCAAAGGTCATCGCTGTTTGGAATGTTGGCACACACAGCCCtacatttgaaatttcttttactTACCTCGAATTTCTCCATCATGGCTTTCCTTAGTGTTTGGTCTGGTTTGTGATCTCGGAAGCAAATGAAGTCTGTTCTGTATATGCTGCTGCCGAGTTTCTCAGTATCTTTTACAAGCTGGAGAGACATACAACACTCAGTATAGCTAAGGCAATCTGATAATTACAGAAGCTCTATTCCAGTGCTGCTTTCTTCATCTGtgcatttaaaaagcacttaTTTGGAAAGAAGTCTGTGCTATGAACTTTTTCTCAGATGGTAAAGTCAGCTGGTATAATCAGCCATTGTAAAATTCTGGATTGATTCCTTGGTGTAAATATAAGATACTGTACAGCCCTTGAAAAATTATTCATGGTTTGATGTTAAATACTTTCACCTGCCATGTGAACCAGCATCTGAAAAGGACGAatgaacccttttttttttgtccctttatTCGTATTTCTGCAGGCCAGTCTCTGCAATATAGTCCAGCATTTtgctccagcaaaaaaaaaaaaatctaaaggaaGTAATTTTAGCAGAGTCAGGAGGATTTGCCCTAACAGCTCCAATATTGAATCTAACTGGCATGTTTTGACAAAGTTAAATGTCTAATGATAAAATTTTGCTCAGCTCTTAAGTAGGGCAATCTATAGAGCAGCTCTGCTAGCAAAGATGCTCTTGTTCATACAAGCAAATGATATCCAAATTATTACTGATACAAGTAATAATAAGTATTAACTTATGGAAGGGTTAATGAAGCCTCTCTTGTATAATGTTGGTATGTATTGTTAAGTTGTATATATTGTTGTTGTTTAGTTGTATGTAAGTTGTATAGCAGTCTGAAGTGATTGCCATAAAAAGTGCTACAGCATTTTTAATTGGCTAATATTATGTCCAGTGTGAACCACACAATATAACCCATGCTCAGGGATTGCTTCTGTCCTGGCTTAGAGAGAAGAATGGCAGAtcataaacaaaattaattaatgtAGGTCAAGCAAGATGCTTATCCTTTTCTATTACTCTTCTGAGATGAGCCTGGACTCTAGCTTACCACTGCAGTAGTATACTACCTCCACAGCATTGCTTCTGACCCACTCTATTCCTGCTCTCACACTTCCTTCCTGATCTTACCCTTTTCCGCTCCTCCAGCCAGTTTCCAATGAGAACTTTAGCGGAGTATTTGGGTTCAATTTTCCACCAATCCTGTCCATCTTTTTGCGATGCAGTCATATTTGTCTCACCAGCGCTACCCTCCCTGGCTGTTGGAACTATCCTTCAAGTTATGTGGGTGAAAGATTACTCAGTAGTCCAGTGCTAAAACTAGGGCAGAAAGGGGCTCCACTTCTGCCTGCCTGTGTGCTGAGAAACATGGGTGATGTGTGGGACTGCTCGGCCGTAGAACCATTTGTGTTTGCTGTCCCCACGGTGACTGTCGTTCCAGTAACCACATGCTAGGCTGCATCATATTTACCATTGAGCAAAACAGTGGCTCCTAACCCACCAGAGtcaactgggtttttttctctaatatAGAGTTCAGAATCAGAGCACAGTGTGTGTCTCAAAACGTTGTGATGTAAGTAACATACTCCTCTATACCAACACACCACACATACCGGCACGAcactcagcccctcctcatagacagacacattttattttaaacaagtgGGACAAACCAGAATGTCCATTCAAAATAATGTTGTTCTTTATTAACATAGCTAAAGATAAGGACTTGCAGCCTGGTACAAGCTTGTATAAGGTTTGCATATTTCATGTTCCAACTAGTAGCTGGAATGAGGTTCTGATGagccttgttttaatttttaatggctGCCCTTGATTGACTACTCATCATCTGATATTAAATATcctaaaaagatattttcctacGTTGAGGCATGAACAGACTCGTGGAATCTAAGATGTTTACTATAAGCTTTTTAGGAAGTTAACAACGCTGTCCAATCCCCTTTTCCCAGCTGGAAATGAGAAACCGCAATAATCATATAGGCTTATGATTCCATGGAATCCATCCTCAAGGTGGAACCAGGTGACTCGAACACCGTTGTCTTCCAATCTCTTCTTGTAAAGCAAGCCGTCGTCTCTTAGCACATCATACTCGCAAGTCAAGATGAAAGACTCAGGCAGCTGGTGAATAATAGCATCTTCGGCTAACAGTGGACACAGGTTGGGCTCACAGAATCTTTTCACTGTCTCATAAACTTCAGCTATAAAATCAGTGGGCCTAAGTGGCTTCACACCTCGGACCTTAAATTTTTCAGGGATGTTATCTGGACTCACCCACTTCCTGTACTTCAGCCTCATATCTGGAGGAATATGAGAGCCCTCCAAGACCTCTTGCATATGCAATGCATCCCCATTTAGGTActgcaaagcaaagaaagcagcaCGTTCTCGGAATAAGAGAGGGACTCCCCGATTCTGCTGATAGGATGGTAAATTGAAGTCCAGTGCCTGAAGGCCTGGGTAGATCAAGATCTGAGCACGTAGTTTGGGGAGGTCGGATCTACTTGCAAGGGTCTGGCTAACAGCAGCTGCTAGATTGCCCCCAGCACTGTCCCCGCAGACAATTACATTGGCAGGATCCACGCCGTAGTGCTCTATATTCTTCATAAAGTGTATGGTAGCATTAAGACAGTCTTCATACGCAGCAGGGTATTTGTGTTCAGGAGCTAAACGATACCTAATATGCAGAAAGACACAAGTATAAGAGAAGGAGATATCACTACTATTGATCAGGAAATGCTATCCTATGCTGTCTTCAAGCCCTATCATTTTGGAGTGGTTTTCCTCCAGGTCAGGATATTCCTCCTAAGCAGGCATTCCTGTTAGTGATTGCAGATAAGCTGTAAATCGTGTATTCAATCACAAGGACTCAGTAAAGTAGGATTGTCTTCTGATTGAGTCTGACTGAGACTTGGTACATTTCTTAGTCATGCTGAAAACTCCCTGTGTATTCTTGACaagataatttaataattttgtgCCTCTGCTTCCTATGTGTAAAATGGGAGTAATACAGTGTgattattctctctttttctataAATCACAGTTGTTTGGAGCATCTTATTACATGTTCATATGTTCAGGAGGACTTTTTTTACCTAAGTTTTTGATTGGCTT
Encoded proteins:
- the CFAP107 gene encoding LOW QUALITY PROTEIN: cilia- and flagella-associated protein 107 (The sequence of the model RefSeq protein was modified relative to this genomic sequence to represent the inferred CDS: inserted 1 base in 1 codon), with translation MCGVLPGRVALVRQXMTASQKDGQDWWKIEPKYSAKVLIGNWLEERKRLVKDTEKLGSSIYRTDFICFRDHKPDQTLRKAMMEKFEGLPMKHFFTHHEEPRSRNLVSEYDDKYNRHGYNPLLPPLRSWNGRKFAWIPQKSDFPILEPPTNYGLLDHLMKKWHKKEAGVMNSIYTISYESPPISAFATCQLRQPAKTHDLPSNQGHLPQNISRILDYEGGQKYLQAISQLVSDRKARDASM
- the LOC142092277 gene encoding arylacetamide deacetylase-like 4, which produces MALLPALLLLLLPLAALAVALATVLLGLPSYDIPPGVNQPAKLRLVLAVLLSTAALGKILEKTGLCSQITFGRYVRQGRKLGLDPKLFIQDLEFNKVPVRVYQPKATSDGRRRGIIFFHGGGWVFGSLDTYEKVCRYISRESESVVVSVQYRLAPEHKYPAAYEDCLNATIHFMKNIEHYGVDPANVIVCGDSAGGNLAAAVSQTLASRSDLPKLRAQILIYPGLQALDFNLPSYQQNRGVPLLFRERAAFFALQYLNGDALHMQEVLEGSHIPPDMRLKYRKWVSPDNIPEKFKVRGVKPLRPTDFIAEVYETVKRFCEPNLCPLLAEDAIIHQLPESFILTCEYDVLRDDGLLYKKRLEDNGVRVTWFHLEDGFHGIISLYDYCGFSFPAGKRGLDSVVNFLKSL